The genome window CGGGCCGGGCCAGGACGGGCAGTATGACCACCAGCGGGGCTATGAGGAACAGCGCGTAACGCAGCAGCCGCTCCCATATCTCGCCCAGCCTCTGGGGATATTTTCCAGCCACCCTGGATACCGCCGGCAGGACGGCCATGTTGATGGCCAGGGTGAGGAAGACGAAGGCCTTGGCGAACATGCCGGCGGCCCCGTAGAGTCCCACCTCCGTGTCGCCCTTCAGCCAGGAGAGTATGGGGATATCGATGCCCGCGTAGACGACCACCCCCGTGGCCACCACCGCCAGCGGCCAGGCGCTGCCCAGGAGGTAACGCCACAGGGCGGTGTCGATGGCGAGGAAAGCGAGGCGCCGTGGCGCCGCCTTCTCCGCGGGCGGCGGGCCCGCGATCCCGGCGGCGGCCGTCGCGACCCCCCTCTCCCCGACGTCCGCAGCGTCCGCCGGGGTTTCCCCGCCCGCGGCGGTCTCCGGGACCCCCACACCCGCGGCGGCACCCCCTTCCCCGCGCGCCTCTTCCCCGATGGTCGCATAGGAATAATCGGCGAGAAGGGCTTCCACGGGCGCCTCGCCCCCCATCTCGGGAGCGCGGAGGATGGCCTCCGCCGCGGCGTATGCGCTCGGGTCCACCGCGGCGGCCTCTCGTTTCCTCAACAGGCGCCGGTAAAGGGGGTAGAGGTGCAGGAGGGAGTAGACGTAGGTGAGGATGTATATGAGCATGAGCCAGACGAGGACGTTGCTCCATCCGGCGCTGATGACGTAGATGCTGAGCGCCACCCTCAGGACGGCCATGATGAGGTACACGCCCGATACCAGCACCAGCCTCTCCAGGGCGATGAAGTTCTCGGCCAGGGAGTTGGAGAGCGGCTGTTCCACCAGGAGGCTGAAGGAGATGGCGAAGACCACCCAGAACTTCTCGCCCCCCAGGGAGCCCCCGCCCTGCAGGGCGGTGCTCACCAGGTTGGTCGCCATGAGCAGGATGAAGGCCGCGCACCCCAGGAGGAGGCGCATGGAGACGATGTTGACGAGGTAGCGGCGCATGCGCGAGTCGTCCTGCGAGATGTCGCGTATGGAGATGTTGCCGAGCCCGAAATCCGGGATGACCTGGAAGATGGTGTAGAGGGCGAAGGCGTAGTTGTAGATGCCGGCCCTCTCGGGCCCCAGCTCTCGGTTGATCATGACGGCGAGGAGGAAGGTCAGCCCCGAGGTGACCACCTTCGCCGCCACCAGGGCGGCCGTGTTCCTGGTGAGGCGGCCTACTCTCTCCAATTCACCATCTCCCCCGTTCCTTTTGCCTCCCTTGCTTGCAAGGCGGAAGGAGCGCGGCCGCCCCCGTCACCGGAGACTCCGCCCCGGCCGCGGAGCCACGTGGCCCACGGGGAGTGGGGTCCGTTGCCCGGGCCCGCGGCCTTCACCCACCGTTCTTCTCCCTCTTGCCGCTCGCCGCGAGCCCCTTCGCGTTTCCTTGCGCCCCGTGCGTGCCGCCTCGCCTCATTCCTCTCCCCTCGGGTGCAGGCGGAGGCGGTGCTTT of Actinomycetota bacterium contains these proteins:
- a CDS encoding flippase; the protein is MERVGRLTRNTAALVAAKVVTSGLTFLLAVMINRELGPERAGIYNYAFALYTIFQVIPDFGLGNISIRDISQDDSRMRRYLVNIVSMRLLLGCAAFILLMATNLVSTALQGGGSLGGEKFWVVFAISFSLLVEQPLSNSLAENFIALERLVLVSGVYLIMAVLRVALSIYVISAGWSNVLVWLMLIYILTYVYSLLHLYPLYRRLLRKREAAAVDPSAYAAAEAILRAPEMGGEAPVEALLADYSYATIGEEARGEGGAAAGVGVPETAAGGETPADAADVGERGVATAAAGIAGPPPAEKAAPRRLAFLAIDTALWRYLLGSAWPLAVVATGVVVYAGIDIPILSWLKGDTEVGLYGAAGMFAKAFVFLTLAINMAVLPAVSRVAGKYPQRLGEIWERLLRYALFLIAPLVVILPVLARPVLVLQEHQFVTAWHAAWLTMAAMNFTFMTAICFPFFIVIDRQKEISKLVVFSVLLKAGLDFATIPFWGYTGAAITVLVSECVVFLVLAWLLSRELSYRPRLLRLAGAPLLVTGTLYGVSGVLYAALGKGGESFASSMRHALLVSLVLVAVYLLVGFAAGAFRRRDLRELNELLTA